Below is a genomic region from Cellulomonas sp. P24.
CCTCGTCCCCGCACACCACCGCGGCGAAGGCGTTCGCCGGCGCACCGGACACGACGGCGTCGGCAAGGCGCCGGAACGACATCGTGACCAGCGCGGACGGGATCCCGGCGGTCACCAGGTCACCGAGCAGCGCGTAGGCGCCGGTCTGCCACGGGACCCGACCGAGCACCTGGGACGTGACCTGCTCGACCAGGAGGTCGACGATCTCGTCGATGCCGAGGTTCACGCCCGCGGACCGCAGGACGCCCGCCGAGACGTCGAGCGCGTTCCCGACCAGCCCGAGCCCGTCCTCGTGGCTCCAGCGACCGCCGTGGGCCTCGACCAGCTCGGTCTCGGCCGCCATCCAGTACGGCTCGGAGTTGATGAGGGTCCCGTCCATGTCCCACAGGACCGCGGCCGGCCGGACCGGCCTCACCGCACCGTTCGAAGGCGCCGGTGTGCCGGCGGGGCTCGTCGACAAGGTCATCGGACGATCGTAGGTGTCGCGGGACGCTCCTCCTGCCACACCGGATCTGTCAGCTCCCGCGTGGTTGCCCGTCGCGCCGCCCGCCGACGACCTAGGCTGGCCGGATGAGCGAGCAGAACGAGTGGCTGGCCCGTGTGGACCCTGCAGGCCCGGTGCTGCTGGCTGCGTTCGAGGGGTGGAACGACGCCGGGAGCGCCGCGAGCCAGGCCCTCACCCATCTCCACGAGGTCTGGGGTGCCGAGCAGGTCGACGAGCTCGATGCCGAGGAGTACCACGACTTCCAGGTCAACCGGCCGACCGTGGGCATCGACGCGGACGGGGCCCGTCGCATCTCCTGGCCCACGACGTCGATCGCGGTCGCCCAAGCCCCGCAGTCGGGACGCACCGTCGTGCTGGTGCACGGCATCGAGCCGTCGATGCGGTGGCGCCGGTACTGCGCCGAGATCCTCGACATCGCCGCCGGCCTCGGGGTCACGACCGTCGTGACGATCGGCGCCCTGCTCGCGGACGTCCCGCACTCCCGACCCATCCCGGTCACCACGACGAGCGACGACCCGGACATCCAGCTCGCCCTCGAGATCGAGGCGAACTCGTACGAGGGCCCGACCGGCATCGTCGGCGTCCTCCACCAGGCAGCAGCCGACAGAGGTCTCCGGTCGCTCTCGCTGTGGGCCGCAGTCCCCCACTACGTCGCCCACCCGCCGTCGCCGAAGGCCGCGATGGCGATCCTCACGAAGCTCGAGAGCCTCCTCGGTGAGCCGATCTCGCTCGGCCACCTGCCGGAGGACGCCGCGGCGTGGCAGCTCGGGGTGGACGAGCTCGCGAGCGAGGACACCGAGATCGCCGAGTACGTCCACCAGCTCGAGGAGGCGAAGGACACCGCCGAGCTGCCCGAGGCCTCGGGCGAGGCGATCGCGCAGGAGTTCGAGCGGTACCTCCGGCGCCGAGACAAGGGCACCGGGGCCTGACGCGCAGGACCTGACCGGATCGCACCCGACCGGGTCAGGTCACATCCGGATCCCGAGGAGCGCATCGATCGCCCGTGCGACGATGCCGGGCGCCCCGACCTCCCACGAACCGTCATCGGGATCGCCGGCGGCCACCGCGTCGCACCAGTGATCGACCGCGCGCAGGGCGCGTGGCGCGTCGAGGTCGGTCGCGACGGCCGCACGGAGCTCGGCGAGCGTGGCCGCCGCATCGGGGCCACCGTTGCCCGAGACCGCGTCCCGCCACCGGGCGAGGCGCGCCTCCCCGGCCGTGACGTCGGCCGCGGACCACTCCCAGTCCTCCCGGTAGTGGTGGGCGAGGATCGCCAGTCGCACCGCCATCGGGTCGACACCCGTGGCGCGCAGGCGCGAGACGAGCTCGAGGTTCCCGCGGGACTTGCTCATCTTGTGACCGTCGAGCGCGACCATGCCAGCGTGCACGTGGGCGTGGGCGCAGCCCGCGGCACCGGTCCCGGCCGCGGACGCGAGCGACCGCACGTGCGACGCGCTCATCTCGTGGTGCGGGAAGAGCAGGTCCGTCCCTCCGCCCTGGACGTCGAACGAGACCCCCAGCGCGTCCCGGGCGATCACGGCGCACTCGATGTGCCAGCCCGGTCGACCCGTCCCGAGGGCTCCCCCGTCCCACGCCGGTTCACCGACCCGCTCGCGACGCCACAGCACCGGGTCGAGAGGATCGCGCTTTCCGGGTGCGTCCGGGTCTCCCCCACGCTCGGCGAAGAGCGCGAGCATCTGCGACCGGTCCAGTCGCGACACCGTGCCGAACGCGCTGTCGGCGGACAGGTCGGCGTACACGTCACCGAGGTCGGGCTGCGTCCCGCCTGCCCCGGCGTCGCGGAGCGGGACACGATAGGCGGTCCCTGCGTCAAGCATCTGCTCGACGGCCGCGACGACGCGCGGGATGCTCTCGACGGCGCCGTCCCACACGTCGGGCGGCACCACCCCGAGGGCCGTCATGTCCTCACGGAACAGGGCGGTCTGCTCGAGTGCGAGCTCACGCCAGTCCATCCCGGTGTCGGCGGCGCGCTCGAGCAGCGGGTCGTCGACGTCGGTCACGTTCGAGACGTACGTGACGGCCTTCCCGGCGTCCCGCCACGCCCGGAGCAGCAGGTCGAAGGCGAGGTAGGTGGCGGCGTGACCGATGTGCGTCGCGTCGTACGGCGTGATCCCGCAGACGTACATCCCCGCGTCACGTCCAGGAGCCGCTTCGACGAGGGCGCCTGTCGTCGAGTCGTGCACCCGGACCGTGCCTCCGTGACCAGGAAGGACGGGGATCTCTGGGGCGGGCCAGGTGAGCACCACGGAAGCGTAACGCCCGGCGACGACCGGCGGGTTCGCCGTCGACGGGGGCGTGACCGCCGGAGCGTCGCGAGGTGGCCGGTGCGTGCCGGTAACTTGTGGGGCATGGAACTTCGCCAGCTCGGACGCAGTGGCCTGCGGGTGTCCCGTCTCGGACTGGGAACCAT
It encodes:
- a CDS encoding HAD family phosphatase translates to MTLSTSPAGTPAPSNGAVRPVRPAAVLWDMDGTLINSEPYWMAAETELVEAHGGRWSHEDGLGLVGNALDVSAGVLRSAGVNLGIDEIVDLLVEQVTSQVLGRVPWQTGAYALLGDLVTAGIPSALVTMSFRRLADAVVSGAPANAFAAVVCGDEVVHGKPDPEPYLRAASALGVDVTRCVAVEDSPAGVASALASGARTIGVRVMVPIEPRPGLSRIASLADLDLELLHRVAGGEVVDLLDA
- a CDS encoding PAC2 family protein, whose translation is MSEQNEWLARVDPAGPVLLAAFEGWNDAGSAASQALTHLHEVWGAEQVDELDAEEYHDFQVNRPTVGIDADGARRISWPTTSIAVAQAPQSGRTVVLVHGIEPSMRWRRYCAEILDIAAGLGVTTVVTIGALLADVPHSRPIPVTTTSDDPDIQLALEIEANSYEGPTGIVGVLHQAAADRGLRSLSLWAAVPHYVAHPPSPKAAMAILTKLESLLGEPISLGHLPEDAAAWQLGVDELASEDTEIAEYVHQLEEAKDTAELPEASGEAIAQEFERYLRRRDKGTGA
- the mshC gene encoding cysteine--1-D-myo-inosityl 2-amino-2-deoxy-alpha-D-glucopyranoside ligase, translating into MLTWPAPEIPVLPGHGGTVRVHDSTTGALVEAAPGRDAGMYVCGITPYDATHIGHAATYLAFDLLLRAWRDAGKAVTYVSNVTDVDDPLLERAADTGMDWRELALEQTALFREDMTALGVVPPDVWDGAVESIPRVVAAVEQMLDAGTAYRVPLRDAGAGGTQPDLGDVYADLSADSAFGTVSRLDRSQMLALFAERGGDPDAPGKRDPLDPVLWRRERVGEPAWDGGALGTGRPGWHIECAVIARDALGVSFDVQGGGTDLLFPHHEMSASHVRSLASAAGTGAAGCAHAHVHAGMVALDGHKMSKSRGNLELVSRLRATGVDPMAVRLAILAHHYREDWEWSAADVTAGEARLARWRDAVSGNGGPDAAATLAELRAAVATDLDAPRALRAVDHWCDAVAAGDPDDGSWEVGAPGIVARAIDALLGIRM